One stretch of Bordetella avium DNA includes these proteins:
- the phaC gene encoding class I poly(R)-hydroxyalkanoic acid synthase, translating into MNAPLSAAWPVPVSVAPDALADIQAEFSREWLRICDEARRGVLPAPADKRFSAPAWKTDSRHLLMAHAYLLSAQVLNRMVDAAQVSEPLRSRLRFSIMQWVDALSPANFLAFNPDAQQSIIESGGEALLAGLTNLVADIKKGRITQTDESQFEIGRNVAVTPGEVVYENRLMQLIQYAPQTSKVYERPLVVVPPNINKYYILDLQPDNSFVRHAVQAGHTVFIVSWRNPLASDQDGVDSATWSDFLDEAVLKALAVAADITGQKQLNALGFCVGGTMLAAALALADARGEQPVASLTLLTSLLDFHDTGVLNVFVDEGHALLRDQQLGQGGLMPARDLATTFSFLRPNELVWNYVVGNYLKGQTPPAFDLLFWNADSTNLPGPFFSWYFRNTYLENNLKVPGLARAADTPLDLTRLRMPAYIYGSREDHIVPWQSAYASTQLLRGPMRFVLGASGHIAGVINPPAKNRRSYWAHDGQEVLPGDPHVWRAGAQEHAGSWWPDWVQWLAGHGGRQIAARRRLGNKTYRPIEPAPGRYVKVRAV; encoded by the coding sequence GTGAACGCCCCTCTTTCCGCCGCATGGCCAGTTCCGGTGAGCGTGGCGCCGGATGCCCTGGCAGATATCCAGGCCGAGTTTTCCCGAGAATGGTTGCGCATCTGCGATGAGGCTCGGCGCGGCGTGTTGCCCGCTCCCGCTGACAAGCGATTCTCCGCTCCTGCATGGAAGACCGATTCCCGTCATTTGCTGATGGCTCACGCTTACCTGTTGTCCGCTCAGGTGCTCAACCGCATGGTCGATGCCGCGCAAGTCAGCGAGCCCTTGCGCAGCCGGCTGCGGTTTTCCATCATGCAATGGGTCGATGCGCTGTCGCCAGCCAATTTTCTGGCCTTCAATCCGGATGCGCAGCAATCCATCATCGAGTCCGGCGGAGAGGCGCTTCTTGCGGGTTTGACCAATCTGGTAGCCGATATCAAAAAAGGCCGCATTACGCAGACTGACGAAAGCCAGTTCGAGATCGGCCGCAATGTCGCGGTGACACCCGGCGAGGTGGTTTACGAAAACCGCCTCATGCAGCTCATTCAGTATGCGCCGCAGACCAGCAAGGTGTATGAGCGGCCCTTGGTCGTGGTGCCGCCCAATATCAACAAGTATTACATCCTGGATTTGCAGCCGGATAATTCCTTTGTGCGTCACGCGGTGCAGGCGGGCCATACGGTTTTCATTGTTTCCTGGCGCAACCCTCTGGCTTCCGATCAGGATGGCGTGGATAGCGCGACCTGGAGCGACTTCCTCGACGAAGCCGTACTCAAGGCCCTGGCGGTGGCGGCTGATATCACGGGGCAGAAACAGCTTAATGCCCTGGGCTTCTGCGTCGGGGGCACGATGCTGGCCGCCGCGTTGGCCCTGGCCGATGCGCGAGGCGAGCAGCCCGTCGCCTCGTTGACCCTTCTGACCTCCTTGCTCGATTTTCACGATACCGGCGTGCTCAACGTTTTCGTTGATGAAGGCCACGCCTTGTTGCGAGATCAACAATTGGGGCAGGGCGGCTTGATGCCGGCCCGCGATCTGGCCACGACATTCTCTTTTTTGCGGCCCAACGAACTGGTCTGGAATTATGTGGTGGGCAACTACCTCAAAGGCCAGACTCCACCGGCGTTTGATCTGCTGTTCTGGAATGCAGACAGCACCAATCTGCCCGGGCCGTTTTTCTCGTGGTACTTCCGCAATACCTATCTTGAGAACAATCTGAAGGTGCCGGGTCTGGCGCGGGCGGCCGACACGCCGCTCGACCTGACGCGGCTGCGCATGCCGGCCTATATCTACGGGTCGCGCGAAGATCATATTGTGCCCTGGCAGTCCGCCTATGCTTCCACGCAATTGCTGCGCGGCCCAATGCGATTCGTGCTGGGCGCCTCCGGCCATATTGCCGGCGTGATCAATCCGCCGGCCAAAAATCGCCGTAGTTACTGGGCGCATGACGGTCAAGAGGTGTTGCCCGGCGATCCTCATGTTTGGAGGGCGGGCGCGCAA